A stretch of the Malus domestica chromosome 08, GDT2T_hap1 genome encodes the following:
- the LOC103410909 gene encoding uncharacterized protein: MDPNRVEAERLLGIAEKLLQSRDLSSCRDFAILAQETEPLLDGSDQILAVVDVLLAADKRVNNHPDWYAVLQSDRRSDDFELVKKSYRRLALLLHPDKNKYAYAEHAFKLVADAWAVLSDPAKKQIYDNELGPFSRIDLGGSNSNKLPVRRDSRGRNDAGVGNDGQQQPRSRLSTFWTTCPYCYVLYEYPRVYESCCLRCQNCKRGFEAVVVPNLPPMVQGQDAYYCCWGFFPMGFVGGSGAKGKSTAAATAAFPNWMPPVFTTPQSKTPVIATTVPTSVPVVPNSGGVVDVSDGTPELRPNPTQKKRGRPKKY, encoded by the coding sequence ATGGATCCAAACAGGGTGGAAGCCGAGCGATTGCTCGGAATCGCCGAGAAGCTTCTACAGAGCCGGGATCTGAGCAGCTGCCGCGACTTCGCAATTCTAGCTCAGGAGACCGAGCCGCTGCTGGACGGCTCAGATCAGATCTTGGCGGTCGTTGATGTGCTCTTAGCCGCCGACAAACGCGTCAACAACCACCCTGACTGGTACGCTGTTCTCCAGTCCGATCGCCGATCCGATGACTTCGAACTCGTCAAGAAATCTTACCGACGGCTGGCGTTGCTCCTCCACCCGGACAAGAACAAGTACGCCTATGCGGAGCACGCGTTCAAGCTCGTCGCCGATGCATGGGCCGTTCTGTCCGATCCGGCCAAGAAGCAAATTTACGACAACGAGCTGGGGCCGTTCAGCCGGATCGATCTCGGCGGGTCGAATTCGAACAAATTGCCGGTGCGGCGGGACAGCCGGGGCCGAAACGACGCCGGTGTGGGAAACGACGGCCAGCAGCAGCCGAGGTCGAGATTGTCGACTTTCTGGACGACGTGCCCGTACTGTTACGTGCTGTACGAGTACCCTAGGGTTTACGAGAGCTGCTGTTTAAGGTGTCAGAATTGTAAGCGAGGGTTCGAGGCGGTGGTTGTTCCGAATTTGCCGCCAATGGTGCAGGGACAAGACGCTTACTACTGCTGTTGGGGGTTTTTTCCAATGGGATTTGTTGGCGGCAGCGGCGCGAAGGGTAAGTCCACCGCCGCAGCCACCGCCGCCTTTCCCAACTGGATGCCACCTGTCTTTACAACCCCGCAGAGTAAAACTCCGGTGATTGCAACGACAGTGCCTACCTCGGTGCCCGTGGTGCCGAATTCGGGGGGAGTGGTGGATGTTTCGGATGGGACCCCGGAATTGAGGCCTAATCCGACTCAGAAGAAGAGAGGACGACCCAAGAAGTACTGA
- the LOC139198120 gene encoding uncharacterized protein, whose translation MANLAKLDFAALDITGKNYFTWVLDTKIHLKAENLRDTIKEENISSSQDRAKAMIFIRRHLDEGLKSEYLTVEDLLTFWNALRNRYNHQTTVILPRARYEWTHLRIQDFKSVAEYNHALFRITSQMKLYGDTITEEDLLEKTFSTFHASNMLMQQQYRARGFTKYN comes from the coding sequence atggcgaacttggcgaagcttgattttgctgccctggacattactgGGAAGAATTACTTTACctgggtactggataccaagatccatctgaaAGCAGAGAATCTTAGAGATACCATCAAGGAAGAGAACATatcatcctctcaagatcgggcaaaggccatgatctttattcgtcgccatcttgatgagggactaaagagcgagtacttaacggttgaagatctgTTAACCTTCTGGAACGCATTGAGaaacagatacaatcaccagacaacggtgattcttccaaggGCTCGTTATGAgtggactcacctaaggatccaggatttcaagtcAGTGGCAGAGTACAATCATGCATTGTTCAGAATTACATCTCAGATGAAGCTATATGGGGATACTATTACTGAGGAAGATTTactggaaaagactttcagcacatttCATGCCTCTAACATGCTCATGCAGCAGCAGTATAGAGCGCGAGGCTTCACTAAATACAACTAG
- the LOC103441665 gene encoding MADS-box protein JOINTLESS-like isoform X2 has product MVKIRKEKIKIRRIDYLPARQVTFSKRRRGIFKKAEELSILCESEVAVIIFSQTGKLFDFSSSSTKDVIARYKSHTGEKSNQSMLDQLQLEKENTIRLSKELEDKTRKLRHLKGEELQDLDLDELQKLEKLVEASHGRVMETKGDELVEANNQLKQRMVMLSARGDIGPAAIMELENLNNGGEEGVTSESATNVTTSSNSPLSLEDDCSDILSLKLGLP; this is encoded by the exons atggtgaaaataaGGAAAGAGAAGATCAAGATCAGGAGGATCGACTACTTGCCGGCAAGGCAGGTGACCTTCTCAAAGAGGAGAAGAGGGATTTTCAAGAAAGCTGAAGAGCTGTCGATTCTGTGTGAATCTGAAGTTGCTGTTATCATCTTTTCTCAAACTGGCAAGCTCTTTGATTTCTCAAGCTCCAG TACCAAGGATGTGATTGCAAGGTACAAATCACATACTGGGGAAAAATCGAATCAATCGATGCTTGATCAGCTGCAG TTGGAGAAAGAAAACACGATCAGGCTGAGTAAGGAACTTGAGGATAAGACCCGCAAGCTGAG GCACCTGAAGGGTGAGGAGCTTCAAGACTTGGACCTGGATGAACTGCAGAAGTTAGAAAAATTGGTGGAAGCAAGCCATGGCCGTGTGATGGAAACTAAG GGAGATGAGCTTGTAGAAGCTAACAACCAGCTAAAGCAGAGG ATGGTGATGTTATCCGCCCGAGGAGATATCGGACCGGCGGCGATCATGGAGTTGGAAAACCTGAATAATGGTGGAGAAGAAGGCGTGACATCTGAATCAGCTACAAATGTCACCACCAGCTCCAACAGTCCTCTTTCTCTTGAAGATGACTGCTCCgacatcttgtctctcaaactgGG GCTACCTTAG
- the LOC103441665 gene encoding MADS-box protein JOINTLESS-like isoform X1 — protein MVKIRKEKIKIRRIDYLPARQVTFSKRRRGIFKKAEELSILCESEVAVIIFSQTGKLFDFSSSSTKDVIARYKSHTGEKSNQSMLDQLQLEKENTIRLSKELEDKTRKLRHLKGEELQDLDLDELQKLEKLVEASHGRVMETKEKKIMSEIMALAKKGDELVEANNQLKQRMVMLSARGDIGPAAIMELENLNNGGEEGVTSESATNVTTSSNSPLSLEDDCSDILSLKLGLP, from the exons atggtgaaaataaGGAAAGAGAAGATCAAGATCAGGAGGATCGACTACTTGCCGGCAAGGCAGGTGACCTTCTCAAAGAGGAGAAGAGGGATTTTCAAGAAAGCTGAAGAGCTGTCGATTCTGTGTGAATCTGAAGTTGCTGTTATCATCTTTTCTCAAACTGGCAAGCTCTTTGATTTCTCAAGCTCCAG TACCAAGGATGTGATTGCAAGGTACAAATCACATACTGGGGAAAAATCGAATCAATCGATGCTTGATCAGCTGCAG TTGGAGAAAGAAAACACGATCAGGCTGAGTAAGGAACTTGAGGATAAGACCCGCAAGCTGAG GCACCTGAAGGGTGAGGAGCTTCAAGACTTGGACCTGGATGAACTGCAGAAGTTAGAAAAATTGGTGGAAGCAAGCCATGGCCGTGTGATGGAAACTAAG GAAAAAAAGATTATGAGTGAGATTATGGCACTTGCGAAAAAG GGAGATGAGCTTGTAGAAGCTAACAACCAGCTAAAGCAGAGG ATGGTGATGTTATCCGCCCGAGGAGATATCGGACCGGCGGCGATCATGGAGTTGGAAAACCTGAATAATGGTGGAGAAGAAGGCGTGACATCTGAATCAGCTACAAATGTCACCACCAGCTCCAACAGTCCTCTTTCTCTTGAAGATGACTGCTCCgacatcttgtctctcaaactgGG GCTACCTTAG
- the LOC103441665 gene encoding MADS-box protein JOINTLESS-like, giving the protein MVKIRKEKIKIRRIDYLPARQVTFSKRRRGIFKKAEELSILCESEVAVIIFSQTGKLFDFSSSSWKRDIIHVNLIKLWSSPPDNQGELTSFPMFGIGQGHRNTKDVIARYKSHTGEKSNQSMLDQLQLEKENTIRLSKELEDKTRKLRHLKGEELQDLDLDELQKLEKLVEASHGRVMETKGDELVEANNQLKQRMVMLSARGDIGPAAIMELENLNNGGEEGVTSESATNVTTSSNSPLSLEDDCSDILSLKLGCAALTS; this is encoded by the exons atggtgaaaataaGGAAAGAGAAGATCAAGATCAGGAGGATCGACTACTTGCCGGCAAGGCAGGTGACCTTCTCAAAGAGGAGAAGAGGGATTTTCAAGAAAGCTGAAGAGCTGTCGATTCTGTGTGAATCTGAAGTTGCTGTTATCATCTTTTCTCAAACTGGCAAGCTCTTTGATTTCTCAAGCTCCAG CTGGAAGAGGGACATCATCCATGTCAACTTGATTAAGTTGTGGTCATCCCCACCTGATAACCAAGGTGAGTTGACCTCGTTCCCTATGTTTGGAATTGGACAAGGCCATAGGAA TACCAAGGATGTGATTGCAAGGTACAAATCACATACTGGGGAAAAATCGAATCAATCGATGCTTGATCAGCTGCAG TTGGAGAAAGAAAACACGATCAGGCTGAGTAAGGAACTTGAGGATAAGACCCGCAAGCTGAG GCACCTGAAGGGTGAGGAGCTTCAAGACTTGGACCTGGATGAACTGCAGAAGTTAGAAAAATTGGTGGAAGCAAGCCATGGCCGTGTGATGGAAACTAAG GGAGATGAGCTTGTAGAAGCTAACAACCAGCTAAAGCAGAGG ATGGTGATGTTATCCGCCCGAGGAGATATCGGACCGGCGGCGATCATGGAGTTGGAAAACCTGAATAATGGTGGAGAAGAAGGCGTGACATCTGAATCAGCTACAAATGTCACCACCAGCTCCAACAGTCCTCTTTCTCTTGAAGATGACTGCTCCgacatcttgtctctcaaactgGGGTGTGCCGCTTTAACTTCCTAA